In one window of uncultured Acetobacteroides sp. DNA:
- a CDS encoding acyloxyacyl hydrolase encodes MRRNLLILVMLIPLLSIDLSAKAEKPDSTRWIYWTPFATTIGAGDGYVFRPRTARKYNITFPAFQSISASLLFTSNRNTLIDTLFGKPYFGIGVYKPFFHKSELLGDPASIYIIYGLNIYQLSDELTLSAEAKLGTSFGWNPYDSNTNHENRIIGAKNNYHAGLDIFLKYRINNYLQIRAGATYSHFSDGAYRLPNAGLNTLGGFADLMVTFKDRLQLDKHSKAARKVKPHVEYDLGISCSSRQILGDVENSNSTVILNHSFKAVDLSTYAMYVRSRYLRMGVGVHLIYDESSNVTATRTINEETATIVNSYEPSSSRERFAAGVFGKVELPMGYVNGVIDYGYILTPQLSSNSFSRLNLGLKSYVYRGINASFGIQITPKNKANCVFLGIGYTFNYYSLFR; translated from the coding sequence ATGAGAAGAAACTTGTTGATATTGGTTATGCTAATTCCTTTGCTTTCCATTGATTTATCGGCAAAAGCAGAGAAACCCGATAGCACAAGATGGATTTACTGGACTCCTTTTGCAACAACCATTGGAGCAGGAGACGGATATGTGTTTAGACCACGGACTGCAAGGAAATACAACATTACTTTCCCCGCTTTTCAGTCCATTTCGGCAAGCTTACTCTTCACCTCGAACCGCAATACTTTAATAGATACGCTCTTTGGCAAACCATACTTCGGGATTGGCGTGTACAAGCCCTTCTTTCATAAATCAGAATTGCTTGGAGACCCCGCTTCCATCTATATAATATACGGGTTAAACATATATCAACTTAGCGATGAACTAACGCTAAGCGCGGAGGCTAAACTGGGGACCTCTTTTGGATGGAATCCATACGATTCGAACACAAACCACGAGAACAGAATTATTGGCGCAAAGAATAACTACCACGCCGGCTTGGACATCTTCCTTAAGTATAGGATCAACAACTACCTGCAAATACGAGCGGGTGCCACATACTCCCACTTTTCCGACGGTGCATACCGGTTACCCAACGCAGGATTGAATACCCTTGGTGGGTTTGCAGATTTGATGGTAACCTTTAAAGATCGCCTCCAACTCGATAAACACTCCAAAGCAGCAAGAAAAGTTAAGCCGCATGTAGAGTACGACCTAGGGATCAGCTGCTCATCGCGCCAAATTCTTGGAGATGTAGAGAACTCCAACTCCACCGTGATACTCAACCACTCGTTTAAGGCGGTAGATCTAAGCACCTACGCCATGTACGTACGCAGCCGCTACCTTAGAATGGGGGTTGGAGTGCACCTCATCTACGATGAAAGTAGCAACGTCACCGCCACCCGCACAATAAATGAGGAAACGGCAACGATCGTCAACAGCTACGAGCCCTCTAGCTCGCGCGAAAGATTCGCAGCAGGAGTATTTGGAAAGGTTGAACTTCCGATGGGGTACGTTAACGGGGTGATAGATTACGGCTATATACTCACGCCACAGCTAAGCAGCAACAGCTTCTCTCGACTAAATCTCGGCTTAAAGTCGTACGTATACCGAGGGATAAATGCCTCTTTCGGTATTCAGATCACCCCAAAGAACAAAGCAAACTGTGTTTTCCTTGGGATAGGATACACGTTCAACTACTATTCCCTATTCAGGTAA
- a CDS encoding TIGR01212 family radical SAM protein (This family includes YhcC from E. coli K-12, an uncharacterized radical SAM protein.) translates to MNQQQIFPWGDSRRFNSYSRYFKSTFGERIQKLTIDAGFTCPNRDGKVARGGCTFCLNDAFNPSYCTPEKSIRQQLEEGIEFHVKRYQKASRYLAYFQAYSNTYASLEKLKEVYSQAFELPEVVGVVVGTRPDCVDEEKLDFFAELSKEKYVAIEYGIESCYNNTLASVNRGHTYEDAIWAIEQTAKRHIKVGAHMMFGFPGETREQMLAQAEMLSKLPLNTIKFHQLQIFKGTYMAKEYEQNPEQFRFFGLQEYIDFFVEFLERLNPRFVVERFAGEVPPRFQAGPGWGLVRNEQLVSMLDKRLAELNTWQGRLFVETERKQEA, encoded by the coding sequence ATGAACCAACAGCAGATATTTCCTTGGGGCGATAGTCGGCGCTTCAACTCCTACTCGCGATACTTTAAGAGCACCTTTGGCGAGCGCATCCAAAAGCTTACCATTGATGCGGGCTTTACCTGTCCTAATCGCGACGGCAAGGTTGCTCGCGGTGGGTGTACCTTTTGTTTGAACGATGCCTTTAATCCGTCGTACTGTACACCGGAGAAGAGCATAAGGCAGCAATTGGAGGAGGGAATTGAATTTCACGTTAAGCGCTACCAAAAGGCTAGTCGTTACCTAGCCTACTTTCAGGCTTACTCCAATACCTATGCGTCGCTTGAAAAGCTTAAGGAGGTATACAGCCAAGCTTTCGAACTGCCCGAGGTTGTTGGTGTCGTTGTAGGAACGCGCCCCGATTGTGTGGACGAGGAAAAGCTGGACTTCTTTGCAGAACTCTCGAAGGAGAAGTACGTTGCCATCGAGTACGGTATCGAAAGCTGCTACAACAATACGTTGGCGAGTGTCAACCGTGGTCATACCTACGAGGATGCTATATGGGCTATTGAGCAAACTGCCAAGCGGCACATTAAGGTGGGTGCGCACATGATGTTCGGATTCCCTGGTGAGACGCGCGAGCAGATGCTGGCGCAGGCTGAGATGCTCTCGAAGCTGCCGCTTAATACCATTAAATTTCATCAGCTACAGATATTTAAGGGTACATACATGGCTAAGGAGTACGAGCAGAACCCTGAACAGTTTCGCTTCTTTGGTCTACAGGAGTATATCGACTTTTTTGTGGAGTTTCTCGAGCGCCTGAACCCTCGCTTTGTGGTTGAGCGCTTTGCCGGCGAGGTTCCTCCACGCTTTCAGGCTGGCCCTGGGTGGGGCTTGGTGCGCAACGAGCAGCTGGTTTCGATGCTCGACAAGCGATTGGCTGAACTGAATACCTGGCAGGGGAGACTGTTTGTGGAAACTGAACGGAAGCAGGAGGCTTAG
- a CDS encoding C69 family dipeptidase, which translates to MRRRIGGVMLLSWGILFAINAYSQDDNPYFGETCTSILVGKKASADKSVITSHSCDGAYRSWLSIEPAATYADTAKAKIFKGNLKTESINDKNGLTLAGTIPQARQTFAYLNTTYPCLNEKQLSIGETTIVGRKELANPKGMFNIEELQRIALQRCTTARQAIKLIGDLIKQYGYGDMGECITIADKNEVWQLEIFGEGADRIGGVWAAQRILDDHVGISANVARIGEIDLSKPDYFMASDNVKEVALRLKLWDGTTPFKFWKAYSQSKKNFTIRDFFVLSSVAPSANLKYDADELPFSVKPDKKVSVQDVFAFYRTTYEGTFYDMTKNLKVAKTTYKADGTVEKVDTVLYEGANPWMGKDEAAMYNALKPGSVDFQRTVSVCWCSYSEIIQLRDWLPDEIGGVAWFSFDNPGQSPRLPIYSGNLSLPDSYSICGQQRYREDAAIWSFRKANKLATVKWQKSRKTIETEVAALEAKALAEQPALEEQVKELVKKGKNKEAREVVTRYSNDFARGAMQRWTELEHTFWGMFGRGF; encoded by the coding sequence ATGAGAAGAAGAATTGGAGGGGTAATGCTCCTGTCGTGGGGGATACTCTTCGCCATTAACGCCTACAGCCAGGATGACAACCCCTACTTTGGGGAAACCTGCACCAGCATCCTTGTTGGCAAGAAGGCATCAGCCGACAAATCGGTAATAACCAGCCACAGCTGCGACGGCGCCTACCGATCGTGGCTCAGCATCGAGCCAGCAGCCACCTACGCAGACACGGCCAAGGCCAAAATCTTCAAGGGAAACCTCAAAACCGAAAGCATCAACGACAAGAACGGCCTTACGCTGGCCGGAACAATCCCACAGGCAAGACAAACCTTCGCCTACCTCAACACCACCTACCCTTGCCTCAACGAAAAGCAGCTGAGCATTGGCGAAACCACCATTGTCGGCCGCAAGGAACTGGCAAACCCAAAGGGGATGTTCAACATCGAGGAACTGCAGCGGATAGCCCTGCAGCGATGCACCACCGCCCGCCAGGCCATTAAGCTAATCGGAGACCTCATTAAGCAGTACGGCTACGGCGACATGGGCGAGTGCATCACCATTGCCGACAAGAACGAGGTATGGCAGCTCGAGATCTTCGGCGAGGGCGCCGACCGCATTGGCGGCGTTTGGGCAGCCCAGCGCATCCTCGACGATCATGTGGGCATATCGGCAAACGTTGCCCGCATTGGCGAGATAGACCTGAGCAAGCCCGACTACTTTATGGCATCCGACAACGTAAAGGAGGTAGCGCTTCGCCTTAAGCTGTGGGATGGCACCACCCCCTTTAAGTTCTGGAAAGCCTACAGCCAGTCGAAGAAGAACTTCACCATACGCGACTTCTTCGTACTGAGCAGCGTCGCACCTTCGGCCAACCTAAAGTACGACGCCGACGAGCTTCCCTTCTCGGTAAAGCCCGACAAGAAAGTATCGGTCCAAGACGTGTTTGCCTTTTACCGCACCACCTACGAGGGCACCTTCTACGACATGACCAAGAACCTAAAGGTGGCCAAAACCACCTACAAGGCAGACGGCACGGTGGAAAAGGTTGACACCGTGCTCTACGAGGGCGCCAACCCTTGGATGGGAAAGGATGAGGCGGCCATGTACAACGCGCTTAAGCCCGGATCGGTAGATTTTCAGCGTACCGTATCGGTGTGCTGGTGCTCCTACTCCGAAATCATCCAGCTGCGCGACTGGCTTCCCGACGAAATTGGCGGCGTAGCGTGGTTCTCGTTCGACAACCCAGGCCAAAGCCCCCGCTTGCCCATCTACTCGGGCAACCTGTCGCTACCCGATAGCTACAGCATCTGCGGCCAGCAGCGCTACCGCGAGGATGCCGCAATATGGAGCTTCCGCAAGGCAAATAAGCTAGCCACCGTAAAGTGGCAGAAGAGCCGTAAGACCATCGAAACCGAAGTTGCAGCATTAGAAGCCAAAGCGCTAGCCGAGCAGCCCGCCCTAGAGGAGCAGGTGAAGGAGCTGGTAAAGAAGGGGAAGAACAAGGAGGCCCGCGAGGTGGTTACCCGCTACTCCAACGACTTTGCCCGCGGCGCCATGCAGCGCTGGACCGAACTCGAACACACCTTCTGGGGTATGTTTGGACGAGGTTTTTAA
- a CDS encoding NigD-like protein — protein sequence MKKRILLLLAAVMSIALTSCNDDDWSSDSYWVDMGTVQKVSPTSHEFYILLDNGDKVWPAITNLPYYNPKDGQRIIASYTILSNRHDGYNHDVRLNDIYQVLTKPIVKLTTANADSIGNDPLVITDAWISSDHLNIEFEFLGDSKLHMVNLVESDQFPSTPEVAKLQFRQNGYGDNQRYRMRGIVSFSISSLQTAGAQNRKIELTTTSYDGSTKTLQLTYDWPGIVKIEDSINYNTKDYSAVN from the coding sequence ATGAAGAAAAGAATTTTACTACTACTGGCAGCGGTAATGTCGATTGCGCTTACCAGCTGCAACGACGACGACTGGTCGTCGGATAGTTATTGGGTGGACATGGGCACCGTGCAAAAAGTATCTCCCACCTCCCATGAATTCTACATTCTGCTCGACAACGGGGATAAGGTGTGGCCTGCAATAACCAACTTACCCTACTACAACCCCAAAGATGGGCAGCGAATAATTGCCAGCTACACCATTCTTTCGAACAGACACGATGGCTACAACCACGATGTGAGGTTAAACGATATTTACCAGGTGCTCACCAAGCCCATCGTCAAGCTAACCACGGCCAACGCCGACAGCATCGGCAACGATCCGCTGGTAATAACCGATGCGTGGATATCCTCCGACCACCTTAACATCGAATTCGAATTCTTAGGCGATAGCAAGCTCCACATGGTAAACCTCGTAGAGAGCGATCAATTTCCAAGCACGCCAGAAGTCGCCAAGCTACAGTTTCGTCAAAACGGCTATGGCGATAATCAGAGGTACCGAATGCGAGGCATCGTATCGTTCAGCATAAGCTCGCTGCAAACGGCCGGTGCGCAGAACAGAAAGATAGAACTCACGACAACCAGCTACGACGGCTCAACCAAAACCCTGCAGCTAACGTACGACTGGCCGGGGATCGTTAAGATTGAAGATTCCATTAACTACAATACAAAAGATTACTCCGCGGTTAACTAA
- the pepT gene encoding peptidase T, with product MSENILDKFLRYVAVDTESDPESKTYPSTEKQRVLGRMLEKELKAIGLANVDVDEHGYVTATLPSNADKKVPTIFFMAHMDTSPDMPGKDIKPQIVANYDGNDILLNKERGLTLKVADFPELKDYVGQTIITTDGTTLLGADDKAGIAAIMSAMEYLVEHPEVKHGDIRVAFSHDEEVGCGVDFFNVEKFNADFGYTIDGGAIGELEYENFNAAGATVKIQGCNIHPGYAKDKMLNAILIGQEFNAMLPVSQRPEHTTGYEGFFHITKFEGTVENASFQYIIRDHDRTKFEAKKIEMQRIAEFLNQRYGARTITLEIKDQYYNMREKVEPHYHIVENAIKAMEMADVKPHVMPIRGGTDGARLSFMGLPCPNIFAGGHNFHGKFEYVPLESIVKAKDVIVNLASLYAQ from the coding sequence ATGTCAGAAAATATCTTAGACAAGTTTTTGAGGTACGTAGCGGTTGATACCGAGTCGGACCCCGAATCGAAAACATACCCAAGCACCGAAAAGCAGCGCGTGCTGGGCCGCATGCTCGAAAAGGAGCTAAAGGCAATTGGCCTTGCCAACGTTGACGTAGACGAACACGGATACGTTACGGCAACGCTCCCCTCGAACGCCGACAAAAAGGTGCCCACCATCTTCTTTATGGCGCACATGGATACCAGCCCTGATATGCCAGGGAAGGACATCAAGCCACAGATTGTAGCCAACTACGACGGCAACGACATCCTGCTCAACAAGGAACGCGGGCTAACCCTAAAGGTTGCCGACTTCCCCGAGCTGAAGGACTACGTAGGACAAACCATCATCACCACCGACGGAACAACCCTACTCGGTGCCGACGATAAGGCCGGCATCGCAGCCATCATGTCGGCAATGGAGTACCTGGTAGAGCATCCCGAGGTGAAGCATGGCGATATCCGCGTGGCCTTCTCGCACGACGAGGAGGTGGGCTGCGGAGTAGACTTCTTCAACGTGGAGAAGTTTAACGCCGACTTCGGCTACACCATCGATGGCGGCGCAATCGGCGAGCTGGAGTACGAAAACTTCAACGCCGCAGGCGCTACCGTAAAGATCCAGGGCTGCAACATCCACCCCGGGTATGCCAAGGACAAGATGCTAAACGCTATCCTCATCGGACAGGAGTTTAACGCAATGCTCCCCGTAAGCCAGCGACCCGAGCACACCACCGGATACGAAGGCTTCTTCCACATCACCAAGTTCGAGGGAACGGTTGAGAATGCTTCGTTCCAGTACATCATCCGCGACCACGACCGCACCAAGTTCGAGGCAAAGAAGATAGAGATGCAGCGCATCGCCGAGTTCCTAAACCAACGCTACGGCGCCAGAACCATAACCCTGGAGATTAAAGACCAGTACTACAACATGCGCGAGAAGGTGGAGCCACACTACCACATCGTAGAGAATGCCATAAAGGCAATGGAGATGGCCGACGTGAAACCTCACGTAATGCCAATCCGCGGCGGCACCGATGGCGCACGCCTATCGTTTATGGGCCTACCCTGCCCCAACATTTTTGCAGGCGGGCACAACTTCCACGGGAAATTCGAATATGTTCCGCTGGAATCTATAGTAAAAGCAAAGGACGTTATTGTTAATCTTGCATCGCTTTACGCACAGTAA
- a CDS encoding oligopeptide transporter, OPT family yields the protein MHNNPEEKPIGLPENAYRDLKEGEVYEPILSPKKTYPEVTTYSLLMGLLMAVIFSAAAAYLGLKVGQVFEAAIPIAIIAVGLSTVTGRKNSLSENVIIQSIGACSGVIVAGAIFTLPALYILQAKYPELSVHFFQVFLSSLFGGVLGILFLIPFRKYFVSDQHGKYPFPEATATTEVLVSGAKGGNQAKVLVLAGLVGGLYDFIVATFGAWSEVITTRIIPAGAELADKAKMVFKVNVGSALLGLGYIIGLKYAAIICAGSFVSWFVLIPIISYFADGQTVAVGANVVKLIGQMQPEEIFRAYVRNIGIGGIAMAGVIGIIRSSGIIKNAVGLAAKELGGKHAVDKALARTQRDLSMKFIAIGTIIGAALIFIFFQFGVVHNITYALVGLAIVMIIAFLFTTVAANAIAIVGTNPVSGMTLMTLIISSGILVSVGLKGTEGMAAALVIGGVVCTALSMAGGFITDLKIGYWIGTTPRKQETFKFLGTLVSAATVGGVIMVLNKTYGFSGEGALVAPQANAMAAVIEPMMSGQAAPWMLYGAGAMLALILTMIGVPALAFALGMFIPLELNTPLLVGGIVAHIVATRSKFAEVNKARKERGTLIASGFIAGGALMGVVSAIIRFLGANLTLTEWAESNGAQILAVVMYAAIIGYFIWDSLRAKPEEE from the coding sequence ATGCATAACAATCCAGAAGAAAAACCCATTGGTTTACCTGAGAACGCGTACCGCGATCTTAAGGAAGGAGAGGTGTACGAGCCGATCCTATCTCCTAAAAAAACATACCCCGAAGTAACCACCTACTCGCTGCTTATGGGGCTGTTGATGGCCGTTATATTTTCGGCAGCAGCCGCCTACCTCGGGCTGAAAGTCGGACAGGTATTTGAGGCAGCCATCCCTATTGCCATCATAGCCGTAGGGCTGTCGACGGTAACGGGCCGTAAGAACTCGCTGAGCGAGAATGTCATCATCCAGTCGATTGGTGCATGCTCGGGGGTGATTGTTGCGGGAGCCATCTTTACGCTTCCAGCGCTATACATCCTTCAGGCAAAGTACCCCGAGCTATCCGTTCACTTCTTTCAGGTATTCCTGTCGTCGCTGTTCGGAGGTGTGCTCGGCATTCTGTTCCTAATCCCCTTCCGTAAGTACTTTGTATCCGATCAGCACGGCAAGTACCCCTTTCCAGAGGCTACAGCTACCACCGAGGTGCTCGTATCAGGGGCCAAGGGCGGAAATCAGGCAAAGGTGCTGGTGCTTGCAGGCTTGGTTGGCGGTCTTTACGACTTCATTGTGGCCACCTTTGGCGCATGGAGCGAGGTGATAACCACCCGTATCATTCCTGCAGGAGCCGAGCTGGCCGATAAGGCAAAGATGGTGTTTAAGGTGAACGTAGGATCGGCGCTGTTGGGGCTGGGCTACATCATTGGGCTTAAGTATGCCGCCATTATCTGCGCCGGATCGTTCGTGTCGTGGTTCGTGCTGATACCTATCATCTCATACTTTGCCGATGGGCAAACCGTTGCCGTTGGTGCCAACGTGGTAAAGCTAATTGGGCAGATGCAGCCCGAGGAGATCTTCCGCGCCTACGTCCGTAACATCGGCATTGGCGGTATTGCCATGGCCGGAGTGATTGGTATTATTCGCTCGTCGGGCATTATTAAGAATGCAGTTGGGCTTGCCGCCAAGGAGCTTGGAGGAAAGCATGCCGTAGATAAGGCTCTAGCCCGCACCCAGCGCGATCTTTCGATGAAGTTCATCGCTATAGGAACTATTATAGGAGCTGCCCTCATCTTTATCTTCTTCCAGTTCGGCGTAGTGCACAACATTACCTACGCGCTGGTTGGGTTGGCCATTGTAATGATTATTGCGTTCCTGTTTACCACGGTTGCAGCCAACGCTATTGCCATTGTAGGCACCAATCCCGTTTCGGGGATGACGCTAATGACGCTTATCATCTCGTCGGGCATTCTTGTTTCGGTTGGACTGAAGGGAACAGAGGGGATGGCCGCTGCGTTGGTGATCGGAGGCGTAGTGTGTACAGCGCTATCGATGGCTGGAGGATTTATTACCGACCTTAAGATCGGATACTGGATTGGAACAACGCCCCGTAAGCAGGAAACCTTTAAGTTTCTCGGAACGCTAGTGTCCGCAGCTACCGTTGGCGGCGTGATTATGGTTCTTAACAAGACCTACGGATTCTCTGGCGAAGGTGCACTCGTTGCCCCACAGGCCAATGCCATGGCTGCGGTTATCGAGCCAATGATGTCGGGCCAGGCAGCGCCATGGATGCTCTACGGAGCAGGTGCTATGCTAGCGCTAATCCTTACCATGATAGGCGTACCTGCCCTAGCATTCGCCCTAGGAATGTTTATTCCACTCGAGCTGAACACTCCGCTACTGGTAGGCGGTATTGTAGCCCATATAGTAGCCACCCGCTCGAAGTTTGCCGAGGTTAACAAGGCACGTAAGGAACGTGGAACCCTTATTGCATCGGGCTTTATTGCCGGTGGTGCGCTAATGGGAGTGGTAAGCGCCATTATTCGTTTCCTAGGTGCAAACCTAACGCTTACAGAGTGGGCTGAGAGCAACGGAGCTCAGATACTTGCCGTTGTAATGTATGCTGCCATCATCGGCTACTTCATCTGGGATTCGCTACGCGCTAAGCCCGAAGAGGAGTAA